The genomic window GGCTTCGCGGGCAACGGCTACGGCGGCGGGAGCTGCTACGGCACGCTGCACGATTGCACCATCTCCGGCAACTCGGCAACGGGCGGTGACGGCGTCGGCGTCGACGACGACGGCTACGGATGCGGCGGAGGGAGCGTCGAAAGCACGCTGCACGATTGCACCATCATCGGAAACTCAGCCGACTACGGCGGCGGGGTCTCCTGTTACTACGGTGACACCGTTCAAAACTGCACCCTTTCCGGCAACTCTGCCTACACCAGCGGCGGCGGGGTCTACTGCTCCTGGGGCGGAACGGTGCAAGACTGCACCCTCTCCGGCAACTCAGCCGACTACGGCGGCGGGGTCTACTATGATGGCGGCGGCACCGTTCAAAACTGCACCCTCTCCGGCAACTCTGCCTACACCAGTGGCGGCGGGGTCTACTGCTCCTGGGGCGGAACGGTGCAAGACTGCACCCTCTCCGGCAACTCAGCCGACTACGGCGGCGGGGTCTACTGTTACCTCGATGGCACCGTTCAAAACTGTATTTTGTGGAACAACTCGGCAACCGACAGCGGAAACAATTGGTACAACAACGATACATTCATGTCCTACACCCATTGCTGCACGACGCCCACGAATGGCTTGCCCGGCGGCACGGGCTGCATCGATACCGATCCCAAACTGATCGACACCTATCACCTGGCGTCGGATTCTCCCTGCATCGATGCCGGAATAGCAATTGCCGGTATCGTGGAAGATATTGACGGCACGCCGCGCCCCCTTGATGGCAATGCCGATGGAATAGCGATTCCCGACATTGGCGCATTCGAATATTTCAATCCCGCCGGGGATTCCGATGGAGACGGACTGACCGACGGATTCGAATCCGACACACTCGGCACCAGTATCGTCAAGGCCAACACCGACGGCGATTCCTTTAGCGACTACGAGGAATTTGTGGCCGACACCGATCCGTTGAATAGCAACGAATGGTTCCGAATCACCGCCGCCGAAGGCCGCACCGTCAGCTTCCACTCCTCATCGAATCGGGTCTACACCCTCCTGTGGAGCCTTGATCTCAAGGCGGGTTATTGGTTTCCCGTCCGCCAGGAGTTCCGCATCCCCGGCAGTGGCGGCCTCGACTCCCTCACCGATCCCTACGACGACCCCGCCTGCTTCTACAAGGTGCAGGTCGAGATTCCGTAAAGAGGAAAAAGCATGTAGTCCCGCCTTTAGGCGGTCGGCGGGCTGGGCTTCGGTGCGGCGGGGATTCCTCGCGTCGATTCGGACAGGAAAGATTGACCTTTTTCTTTCCCGTGCCCTATCCTATCGAATTGAAGTAAAGATATACCGAAATATAAACCTAAGCACACAAGGGAGAAAACATGAAATTCACAGTAGACAAGGATCTTTGCGTCGGTTGCGAAGCGTGCAATGGCATCGCCCCGGAAGTTTTTGAATTCCCGGATGGCTATTCCAAGGTAAAGATCGACCCCGTCCCCGAGGCACTGCAGGAAAGCGCCCTCAAGGCCGAAGCGAACTGCCCGGCCCAGGCCATCTCCCATCAGGAGTGAATCCAGGCTTAGAGCAATTCACCAATATTAATGCCGTCAAAACAATGGAGGGTCGGGTTCCACCCCGACCTATCCGGAACGTGCGGCGGCTCGGGTGACGCGCAGCGAGGCCACTGCCTCACCCGAGCCCTCCACTACCGTATGTCAACTGATATGTGCCCTAGCCAATGGATTAATTAAAACGGGTGCGGGATTCTTCCCTCGCCCGTTTTTGCCGTCGGGATCTCGATATCCGGCTTGATTTCCGCAGGCACGGCCTTGCCTCAAATGCTTATCTTTAGTAAATGTATTCAGTTCGTTTAAAACTCTAGAGAAAGGCATGACCATGCACGCACAATGGAACGACCGGGAGAGCCTGGTACATCCGGCTTCGGCCCCCGACTACATGCGCGAGGAACAGCTCCGCGCCCTTCAGCTCCAGCGCCTCCGGGCCATCACCCGGCACGCCTACGACAACCAGGCGCTTTTCCGCGAACGCATGGACGAGCGCGGCGTGAAACCGGAGGATATCAAATCCCTGGAAGACATCCGCAAGCTGCCCTTCACCCAGAAGACCGACCTGCGCGACACCTATCCCTACGGCCTCTTCGCCGTTCCGATGAACGAGGTGGTTCGCCTGCATGCCTCGTCCGGCACCACCGGCAAGCCGATCGTGGTGGCCTACACCGAGGAAGACATCGAGGTTTGGAAGGAGGCCATGGTGCGCACGTTCGCCTGCGCCGGGCTGCATAGCGGCGACATTATCCAGAACGCCTACGGCTACGGCCTGTTCACCGGCGGCCTCGGCGCGCACTATGGCGCGGAAGCGCTCGGCGCCACCGTCATCCCGATCTCCGGCGGAAACTCCGAACGGCAGATCATGGTGATGCGCGACTTCGGCACCACCGCCATCTGCGCCACGCCGAGCTATTTCCTGCACCTGATCGAATATGCCGAGGAGATGGGCATCAACTGGGACGACCTTCCGCTGCGCGTCGGCGTCTTCGGCGCCGAGCCGTGGACGGACGAGATGCGCGAATACATTGAAGGTAAAACCGGCATCAAGGCCTTCGATATCTATGGCCTCTCCGAAATCATTGGTCCCGGCGTTGGCATGGCCTGCGAAAAGCAGCAAGGCCTGCATATCTTCGAAGACCATTTCATGATCGAAATCGTCGATCCGGTCACCGACGAGCCGATGCCCGACGGCGAGGAGGGCGAACTGATCATCACGACGCTGAGCAAA from Pontiella desulfatans includes these protein-coding regions:
- a CDS encoding ferredoxin — its product is MKFTVDKDLCVGCEACNGIAPEVFEFPDGYSKVKIDPVPEALQESALKAEANCPAQAISHQE
- a CDS encoding AMP-binding protein, whose protein sequence is MHAQWNDRESLVHPASAPDYMREEQLRALQLQRLRAITRHAYDNQALFRERMDERGVKPEDIKSLEDIRKLPFTQKTDLRDTYPYGLFAVPMNEVVRLHASSGTTGKPIVVAYTEEDIEVWKEAMVRTFACAGLHSGDIIQNAYGYGLFTGGLGAHYGAEALGATVIPISGGNSERQIMVMRDFGTTAICATPSYFLHLIEYAEEMGINWDDLPLRVGVFGAEPWTDEMREYIEGKTGIKAFDIYGLSEIIGPGVGMACEKQQGLHIFEDHFMIEIVDPVTDEPMPDGEEGELIITTLSKKAMPVMRYRTHDITSIIAEKCECGRTIRRINRIARRSDDMFIIRGVNVFPSQVEAALLKVEETLPHYQIVLSRHGGMDQMEVQVEVTANVFTDTVRGVEAVHKQLSDAIAHILGIRVKLTLVQPNTIERSMGKAKRVIDNRNK